A stretch of the Cygnus olor isolate bCygOlo1 chromosome 25, bCygOlo1.pri.v2, whole genome shotgun sequence genome encodes the following:
- the LOC121059461 gene encoding feather keratin Cos2-3-like, with protein sequence MTEKAIEGGSKDSTSIKGSSAPCSLIQFSHLILLGNQVHVLPPDMSCYNQCLPCRPCGPTPLASSCNEPCVRQCQNSTVVIEPSPVVVTLPGPILSSFPQNTVVGSSTSAAVGSILSCDGVPITSGCCDLSGISSRYCGRRCLPC encoded by the exons ATGACAGAGAAGGCCATAGAAGGTGGGAGCAAGGACAG TACCAGTATAAaaggcagctcagctccctgctctctcaTCCAATTCTCTCACCTCATCCTCCTTGGGAACCAG GTGCACGTCCTGCCCCCAGACATGTCCTGCTACAACCAGTGCCTGCCATGCCGGCCCTGTGGCCCGACCCcgctggccagcagctgcaatgAGCCCTGCGTCAGGCAGTGCCAGAACTCCACCGTCGTCATTGAGCCCTCTCCTgtggtggtgaccctgcccggccccatcctcagctccttcccgcaGAACACCGTTGTGGGATCCTCCACCTCCGCTGCCgttggcagcatcctcagctgtgACGGAGTCCCCATCACCTCTGGCTGCTGTGACCTCTCGGGCATTTCCAGCCGCTACTGTGGCAGAAGGTGCCTGCCCTGCTAA
- the LOC121059462 gene encoding feather keratin Cos2-3-like yields the protein MTEKAIEGGSKDSTSIKGSPAPCSLIQFSRLILLGYQVHVLPPDMSCYNQCLPCRPCGPTPLASSCNEPCVRQCQNSTVVIEPSPVVVTLPGPILSSFPQNTVVGSSTSAAVGSILSCDGVPITSGCCDLSGISSRYCGRRCLPC from the exons ATGACAGAGAAGGCCATAGAAGGTGGGAGCAAGGACAG TACCAGTATAAaaggcagcccagctccctgctctctcaTCCAATTCTCTCGCCTCATCCTCCTTGGGTACCAG GTGCACGTCCTGCCCCCAGACATGTCCTGCTACAACCAGTGCCTGCCATGCCGGCCCTGTGGCCCGACCCcgctggccagcagctgcaatgAGCCCTGCGTCAGGCAGTGCCAGAACTCCACCGTCGTCATTGAGCCCTCTCCTgtggtggtgaccctgcccggccccatcctcagctccttcccgcaGAACACCGTTGTGGGATCCTCCACCTCCGCTGCCgttggcagcatcctcagctgtgACGGAGTCCCCATCACCTCTGGCTGCTGTGACCTCTCGGGCATTTCCAGCCGCTACTGTGGCAGAAGGTGCCTGCCCTGCTAA
- the LOC121059516 gene encoding feather keratin Cos2-3-like yields MPLDIGQLRRTIKASPSPCSLIHFSGLLLLGNKVQVLPPDMSCYDQCRPCQPCGPTPLASSCNEPCVRQCQNSTIVIQPSPVVVTLPGPILSSFPQNTAVGSSTSAAVGSILSCDGVPINSGCCDLSCITSRYCGSRCRPC; encoded by the exons ATGCCTCTGGACATAGGGCAGCTAAGGCGCACTATAAAAGCCAGCCCATCTCCGTGCTCTCTCATCCACTTCTCTGGCCTTCTTCTCCTTGGGAACAAG gTGCAGGTCCTGCCCCCAGACATGTCCTGCTACGACCAGTGCCGGCCATGCCAGCCCTGCGGCCCGACCCcgctggccagcagctgcaatgAGCCCTGCGTCAGGCAGTGCCAGAACTCCACCATTGTCATCCAGCCCTCTCCTgtggtggtgaccctgcccggccccatcctcagctccttcccgcaGAACACTGCTGTGGGATCCTCCACCTCCGCCGCCgttggcagcatcctcagctgtgACGGAGTCCCCATCAACTCCGGGTGCTGTGACCTCTCCTGTATTACCAGCCGCTACTGTGGCAGCAGGTGCCGCCCCTGCTAA
- the LOC121059494 gene encoding uncharacterized protein LOC121059494 codes for MRQGRAAGLAGLAAVLLVAAGRAQVQQEPWAETRDGTGINITCSHPNIQSNDYIYWYRHLPGRGPAFVVRAYSGSQDVTDLAGRLSVAAERRSSALWLAQPRLRDAAVYYCALRATGRGAGAAAGQEPWRAVPGVCGGGEAGAQPPGGDAAPPAGTTSPRSPGGGPASPAPPRHFSSAGRVWSLGTAERRWHQPGRGVSREEALKHSSFLLSPPFPHAATITLWYCQLQAPTRTVSGQFGSLV; via the exons atgcggcagggccgggccgcAGGGCTGGCGGGGCTGGCCGCGGTGCTCCTGG tggctgcagggagagcccaggtgcagcaggaGCCGTGGGCAGAGACCAGGGATGGCACCGGCATCAACATCACCTGCTCACACCCCAACATCCAGTCAAACGACTACATCTATTGGTACCGTCATCTCCCGGGCCGAGGCCCCGCATTCGTCGTGAGGGCTTATAGTGGGTCCCAAGATGTGACGGACCTAGCAGGGCGGCTATCGGTGGCAGCAGAGCGCCGGTCCAGCGCCCTGTGGCTCGCCCAGCCCCGGCTTCGGGACGCGGCGGTGTATTACTGCGCCCTGAGAGCCACGGGGAGaggagccggggctgcggccgggcagGAACCGTGGCGGGCGGTGCCGGGCGTGTGTGGCGGGGGCGAGGCAGGGGCACAGCCCCCAGGGGGCGATGCCGCTCCGCCCGCCGGGACCACgtcgccccgcagccccggggggggccccgccAGCCCGGCCCCTCCAAGGCACTTCAGTTCTGCTGGAAGGGTCTGGAGCCTGGGTACAGCTGAACGGAGATGGCACCAGCCTGGCAGAGGCGTGTCCAGGGAAgaggcactgaaacacagcTCCTTTCTCCTGAGCCCTCCTTTTCCTCACGCTGCAACAATCACCCTCTGGTACTGCCAACTTCAGGCCCCAACAAGGACCGTATCAGGACAGTTTGGGTCCTTGGTTTAA
- the LOC121059538 gene encoding feather keratin Cos1-1/Cos1-3/Cos2-1, whose product MSCYDQCRPCLPCQPCGPTPLASSCNEPCVRQCQNSTIVIEPSPVVVTLPGPILSSFPQNTVVGSSTSAAVGSILSCDGVPINSGCCDLSCITSRYCGSRCRPC is encoded by the coding sequence ATGTCCTGCTACGACCAGTGCCGGCCATGCCTTCCATGCCAGCCCTGTGGCCCGACCCcgctggccagcagctgcaacGAGCCCTGCGTCAGACAGTGCCAGAACTCCACCATCGTCATTGAGCCCTCTCCTgtggtggtgaccctgcccggccccatcctcagctccttcccgcaGAACACCGTTGTGGGATCCTCCACCTCCGCTGCCgttggcagcatcctcagctgtgATGGAGTCCCCATCAACTCTGGCTGCTGTGACCTCTCCTGTATTACCAGCCGCTACTGTGGCAGCAGGTGCCGCCCCTGCTAA
- the LOC121059465 gene encoding feather keratin Cos2-3-like codes for MKMIRGDPSSTSVHVLPPDMSCYDQCRPCRPCGPTPLASSCNEPCVRQCQNSTVVIEPSPVVVTLPGPILSSFPQNTVVGSSTSAAVGSILSCDGVPITSGCCDLSGISSRYCGRRCLPC; via the exons atgaagatgatcagaggggaCCCGTCCAGCACTTCG GTGCACGTCCTGCCCCCAGACATGTCCTGCTACGACCAGTGCCGGCCATGCCGGCCCTGTGGCCCGACCCcgctggccagcagctgcaatgAGCCCTGCGTCAGGCAGTGCCAGAACTCCACCGTCGTCATTGAGCCCTCTCCTgtggtggtgaccctgcccggccccatcctcagctccttcccgcaGAACACCGTTGTGGGATCCTCCACCTCCGCTGCCgttggcagcatcctcagctgtgACGGAGTCCCCATCACCTCTGGCTGCTGTGACCTCTCAGGCATTTCCAGCCGCTACTGTGGCAGAAGGTGCCTGCCCTGCTAA